Part of the Catharus ustulatus isolate bCatUst1 chromosome 18, bCatUst1.pri.v2, whole genome shotgun sequence genome is shown below.
aaagacaaatgGGAACTCAGTAAAAGGCATCTTGCCTTTCTGTTCCATGCTCAtccatttgtcttttttcctgaCACATTTTGCCCACTGTATTAGAGGCTTCTTCAGTGGAAAACAGTTCCTTACATCAACTTACTCGAACATTCTGGACTAAACAGATTCTGTCactgtgtggctgctgcctcGCAGCTGAGGAAGTTAAAAGGTGAGCTCTGAACATCATCATCAGCCCTAGGGTTCTTAGAGTCTCTGAGGCAGTCTGCCAGGATGTCCTGAGGATCCCTCAAGAACACCACCAGAACAGTGATGTTGTCACTGGATCCATTTTCCTTGGCAGCAGCCACCagtctctctgctgctttgagcCCCACTCCTTTGGTCTGCATCAAATGATCCAGGACCAAGTCTACAACCTCATGGGGCTTGATGGCATCAAAGAATCCATCACAGGCAAGGAGCAGGTAATCTTCTGAGCCAGTCAGCTCAAAGGAATCTCCATCTGCATCACCAGAGACGTAGGGCTTCTGGCAGATGTCACCtgagacaaacaaacaaagcaaaggcTTTATTACTTCAGATGTAAGCATGTATTGCTTTACCCACTATTTCCTTTTACCATCCTCAAGGACAGCCAGATCACGTTCCTGATGCAGGATGAGAGTAATCAAAAGCCACGGAATAAGCACAAAAGACTTGTTTCTTTAATGATGCTTGGAACCTACCTAAATCCAGTGGGCTTCTAAGGAGTTGCTTTAATTTATGCTCTCCTAGATTTGCAGGGAAAATAAGGAATTTATTCTGAagttttttctctcagaaacaTATTTGTGCAGGGAGATAGTCAGGCCTTCATTTTGCAGGTGTGCCTCCTGTACAGCCTTCAGAATGCCATGAAAATAAGATTTCTCTCAGCTATCCAGATATACATCAAAATCCCCTAAGAATCTGCTCATTGTATATAGTTTATCAGTTTTGTATGGACATTCTTACCAAACATAGGCCACTACTGATCCAAATAGCATAATAAAAATTCCATACTAATCTGCTCCCACTCATACATTACATTTACCTACTGTTTAGCCCAGTTGCTAACTGGCAGTTAGCAAAGTGAGCTTGTTTAATAAGACTGAGAATGCTACAATTAAAATGTCCTAAATTGCTGGATATTGAAGGAGAATGTAGGGATTTGACCTTAAGCAGAAAGATCCACAGTCAGGAGAAAGATAAATTCATATTAAAGTGGACACAAGCCCCTCACAATTCAGACATTCAAGCACATAAAAAAGGCTAGACAAACATTTATTGCTTCCACCACTTACACAAATTAAATGCTGCATATTTCTTCAACTACTGTAAAACATTACAGTACTTTCAGGTATTTATAGGAAGCAAAATCTTAGTcgtagaaaaaaaaccaggactATCATGGCTAGTATGTAATATAAAACAACATTTTATGCTCATGGTAAAAACAGTAAGCTGATGTAAGATGATGTAACCAATAAGCTGCAAGCCATGTAAGTCCTTGCCTTATGGGAAAGGCAGTAAGTAGTTTACTATTTGTTTGATGCTGAACAAGCCACCATTCACAGTAAATACAGAGTCTCAGGTGGTGTGTTTCAAATTCCATCCAGAGTTAACTGATTCTGATGGTTTATCTCACCAATTGCTCTGGAAACAGCCAAGGTACCATTAACTCTCCAGCAGTCCATGTAGGTTACACAGCCACCTAAAGTCTCAATCCTTGCTCTCTCATCCTGAAAAACAGTGCAATACATTTTGTTTGCTCCTCCAGCTTCTGCATTTCTACAACAAATATAGCAAACACATATCAGAATCTAGCACAGAAACATGCACATAGGAGTACTCAAAACAAATCACTgctttccatccctgccatggcttgtccaaaaaaagcagaattctcaAGTTTTTGTATTGTTATATGCTTTCCTATATGGATGAGTAAATTTTCCTGCCACTTCTTCCCATTCCATACAGCAATTGGGTGAATACATAAATGTTCAGAATGAAATACATGATAACTAAGCTAAGTAACAACAGTTTTTGCACTGATACTCCTTTAACTACTCAGTTATTACAAATGTTCATGCAGTGAAGGCAAAGGGTCATGCAATGCCTGCTAAACTTGCAAAGTCCCCATCCAATTTCATGGAATAAAATATCTAGCTATTTAAAATAGATAGGAAATGCAATACACTTTAAGCCAGTTAGGCCAGTAGATTAGCATTAGCTTTTCAATGACAGTACTGCATATAATTAAAGTTTTGCATTATGCTAACACTTTAAATTGCTATTAATCTCAAATTACAAAATAGTTTAGTAAAAGGAAGATTTAaattcacacacaaaaatcctGTGAAAGTCTTTAATTACTGCAAATTTTGAATAGtctgagcaggagctgaagtCAGGACTATCAGCACCGTTCACTAGCACTTCCAACCAGGTAAGGTGTAAGGATCACCTTGACAAGACACAGGAGTGGATGCAAACCACAAAAATTGTTAATTCCATGCATCCCAATATATAGTATATGCAATTATGTAAAGTTTACAAACACTTACAAAGGCTTGACTCCAAAACGTTTCAGGAGAGAATCTGACATCACACActtaagaggaaaaaacaagtcAGACTTACTTCTCTTTCTGGCTTGTGAGGTTCCATTAATGTCACAGCTTTCCCTTGCTGCACCAGCATCACCTGAGAGTCCCCCAGCCATGCTATGTGTAGTTTGTTCCCTACAATCAGTGCACACACACCTGTTGTGCCACTCCGCAGCTTCTacagaaggaaaaccaaaggTGTGTCAGGTGAATATTCAACAAGCCTTACTAGGATATTTGACAATACTGAAAATTTAGGTTTAATCACACTAAATGCAGTAGATTAGACCTGCTAATCCTAATTCAGGTACTTGAAAAAAGGTACAAGATAGTGAAGAGACTTGAAATAAACTACTTATAAACTTCATTTCTAATATACATATGATTAATACTGTCTCTTATGTTCTTCCCTCTCTTGTTATTAATTCCAAAATTGATCTAGGAGACTAAGAGCTCTGTTATTTAAAACAGACATGCAGAAAAGCAAGAGGATCTGAATTTAGTAGAATGAACATTTACCAAACAAACACATCCCTCCAATCCCTTTCATATTCTCCACTCTACCACTAGCATATCTTGCTCCTCACAGATCTCCTTATCCTTGGGTATTTAAATGAGAATgtcaacaaaggaaaaacatctAACTGTCCTAGATTCCCTGTAAAGAGTGTCAGACCTTATGAAATGCTGGTCCTTCTTTCATACCTCATTGACAGAAATTAAGACCTTGACAGTGAGTACTTCCACAGTACTGCTATAAGAGCTCTCAAACAGTGTAatgtatatttgaaaaaaaatgtccaTTGTACCAACTTAATTCAAAGTATAATCAATAGGTTTAATGAACTGAGGCATCTGATTTAAATCATAGAACACATTTTTCACTTACAATCACCAGTGACACTAATGGTAGgacaagaaacagaaagataGTGACCATATtatcagaaagaaagaaatctcttttccaGGTAAGATGTAGGACAACAGAATATCTAGAGGCTGTCTGGTTTAGACAAAGAGGCACCAGTGTTCTCTCAAATAATTGAGATGTCAGAATCATTTAAATCACTTTAGCACTTCTTTTCAATTACTCATCTTGAACTCCCAAGCACTGGCTTGCctcaaaataagaaataatttcatcaaAGAAAACCTTTAAATGTAGCATAATTTCATAAATAAGCCAGTGATTCAAATAAACTGTACTGTCAGAATTTTCTGGATAATACCACGTTGTCCAACAGTTCTCAGTGTTATTTAAATACAATGGAATTAATCTCTACCCACTCACCTCTCTTTTGgctttgaaaagaaacatttcatcTGTCTTCTGGAAAGAGCATTTCAAGGCCTCAGCTGGATTTGTAACAATCTCTTCATGTAACCCAACATTTACATGTAAGTGGGTTGCTGAGTAATTGGCAGCATCCACTCCACCGTGGCCATCGAACACCGCAAAGTACGCGCGGTCCACGTCATCCTTttgcagggagggagagagaggaagacATTCATATTTGAAACCAAAATAACTCCCAGACTGGTACCAACAAGCAAAAATTCCTTATTCTGAGCTTTCTTCCATATAAATTGCAATTTAATTCCATTTACACATATACAAAATGGATAAAATGGGTACTTGGCAGGCtaactgcttttctttatttgctgTTAGTCACttaatgtctttaaaaataaccGGACATTGAAGCAGCAGGTTATGGAGTCCTCTGGCAGTTTCATGAACTGGCACTTGTACAATTGCAGCTCTCCagatcccagaatggtttgtaatgggttggaagggacctcacaGACCATCTAATTCCAgtccctctgccatgggaagggacaccttccactagacaggttgctccaagcccctctCTTGTGGCCCCTTTAAGCACTGAAAGCTGCTATAAGGTGTCCcaagagccttctcttctccaggctgaacaacttcagctctcagcctgtcttcacaacagaggtgctccagtcctctcattatctttgtggcctcctctggacttgctccagcaggtTCATCTCATTTTTATGTAGCGagtcccagagctggacacagctctaCAGGTGGagtctcaccagagcagggcagaggggcaggttcccctccctcaccctgctgccctcACTGCTTTTGATTCGGCCCAGGGcatgtttggctttctgggcttcAGGCACACATCACTGGGTCACATTGAGCTTCTCATCAACAAACACCCCCAAgtcctgctcctcagggctgctctcaatccgTATATAAGTTGTGTCAATCACAAAAGAATTGTAGCTCCAGCAACATAACACTAGGTGAACTTCCCATCTTCCCATATAATAACTTATGACATGAATCCCAAAGTCACAAGATCCTCCCTGCATTACTCCATCAGGGCAGTAACTGGCCCCCAGCAATCTGAGTCACTACATCCTTGCTCCAGCGCAGACATGATAAATAACTTATGGCAACAAATTCACAGATTATCCATCAGCAGGGCCCTGCGCTTACAGCAGTGTtgcacagctgcccaggcagcCTCCCCTGCTGTGTGCACACTTACAGAGAGCCCGAAGAGCTGGTTGAACTCGGGGAGCAGCACGTGGCGATCCTCCATCTTGCGCCGCGCGTTGCGGATGGCGTGGATGGACACCAGCAGGAAACGCGCCAGGGGCCGCAGCGGCGGCAGCTGCTTCTGCCACTCGGAGCACACGTCCCACAGCTTGTTAAAAAAGCAGCGCTGCAACGACTCtgcatccagcactgccagcacagagacaaaacagtcactgctgtgtcccacTTCCCTACTAGCCCATCTTTTGGCCTGTCTTTCCTTCAAGTCTCTTCCCCTACAGCTGCATACACACATCCAGCACCTGCCTTTACAGGCTCCGCAAGAATTAAAATGAGGTCCTGAGAATAACGTGGAGAGAAAGTTGCAACGGAAAACAGTGTAACATTGAGGATAACAGGAGCTTCTTTATTTGCTAGCTCTTTTTCAAAATAGAGGTTTATGAAGAACGTGATTACATTACAAAAATCCTaacaaagaccaaaaaaaatcagtctagTATATTAGccaatattattattatagaaGTAAAATTAGTGAGATATAGTGGTAGGAGTTTGtacatactgaaaaataaaagggaatcATCAAGTGGGCAGGAAAACCTTCAAGATGAGACTGTTGTTGTTTTGGACACAAGGGTTGAAAAGGCAGTGGCCTGGCTTTGGGTCAGGTTATGTCCTACTGAACCATTTCCACTGAAATAACAAGGAAGTCTGAAAGTGTTTGCTGAGGTCAATGGCTCAACTCATAGTTGAGCTGAACAGATTAGAATTTTAAGCTgttatctttatctttttaaacACTCGTGGTTGTAGGAGCTGTAGGGACAGAACACTTCCGCTGCTCTCCAGCTTTGTCATTACAGAGCAGAACTGTAAACACCCATTGGGCATAGCGTGAAAAGCTCCAGCCAGACACTCAAATCCTTTTCTGGATAGATCCCAAAGATCAATTAATCCAAAATTGTTCATCAGACTGAATGGCTTGGTGCTTGTCATTGTGTCTAGCTTTGCAACACAGTGTCCCTCCAAACAAGTAACAACTGAAAGTTTTGTTATTTGAGTAAGAAACCTGCTTCAATGATAAATCAACTAACTTCAAAATGCACTGAAAGGAACATTTATAgagcaaaaataatttgctggTCACTAGCATATATTCTAAAGAACTGCAGTGCATGAACTAGCTTTCCTATATCTATTTTATCCTGCTAACACTAAAAGCTTCCTCAGAATTCCTTTTTATAACTCCTGAAGcgttttgtttttgtttttcctcagcaACAGTGGATGGTCAGCTTCAGATGCATCTCTGGAGAGACGTATCTGGAGAACTGAAAGCTTAAATTTAAACATACATCGTTGATTATGAGCCACTACATACTAACCAATTTTGATTTGCTTAATATGTAGGTGTTAATGGGTAAGCTGTAAAAACctttaaatattaaatcatCCCATACACAAAATAACTAAATAGGACAGTATCTCAGACAGCCTTGCCTACAGCTGTTAATTTACATATTTGTAAATGTCTACACTAATACTGACCAGAAGACACATATTGCTGTTTAAATATTAAGCTTGTGAAATCTGACAAAGAATTTAGTATCTTAAGAGCAGAAATGCTTCTGCAGTGTACCACAAACAGTGACACTCACACGTGCACCCCCCCAGTGCTTTTATATAATCACTTCTCTTTCATTCCAAGAATGCTTTTTTTGGCAGATTTATTACTGCAGTGCAGGAAGAGAGTCCATGCTGTGCTG
Proteins encoded:
- the PPM1F gene encoding protein phosphatase 1F isoform X2; the protein is MALELEPSAAPLSSFLRDFPAPLGPGEPLPWSSAGSGALSRAEVPGALAERARSLLGSRDISPLLAASLIHAAVDEVLQTDLTEFKLQNVETEGEGDEERFTLLDAESLQRCFFNKLWDVCSEWQKQLPPLRPLARFLLVSIHAIRNARRKMEDRHVLLPEFNQLFGLSDDVDRAYFAVFDGHGGVDAANYSATHLHVNVGLHEEIVTNPAEALKCSFQKTDEMFLFKAKREKLRSGTTGVCALIVGNKLHIAWLGDSQVMLVQQGKAVTLMEPHKPEREDERARIETLGGCVTYMDCWRVNGTLAVSRAIGDICQKPYVSGDADGDSFELTGSEDYLLLACDGFFDAIKPHEVVDLVLDHLMQTKGVGLKAAERLVAAAKENGSSDNITVLVVFLRDPQDILADCLRDSKNPRADDDVQSSPFNFLSCEAAATQ
- the PPM1F gene encoding protein phosphatase 1F isoform X1, with protein sequence MALELEPSAAPLSSFLRDFPAPLGPGEPLPWSSAGSGALSRAEVPGALAERARSLLGSSRDISPLLAASLIHAAVDEVLQTDLTEFKLQNVETEGEGDEERFTLLDAESLQRCFFNKLWDVCSEWQKQLPPLRPLARFLLVSIHAIRNARRKMEDRHVLLPEFNQLFGLSDDVDRAYFAVFDGHGGVDAANYSATHLHVNVGLHEEIVTNPAEALKCSFQKTDEMFLFKAKREKLRSGTTGVCALIVGNKLHIAWLGDSQVMLVQQGKAVTLMEPHKPEREDERARIETLGGCVTYMDCWRVNGTLAVSRAIGDICQKPYVSGDADGDSFELTGSEDYLLLACDGFFDAIKPHEVVDLVLDHLMQTKGVGLKAAERLVAAAKENGSSDNITVLVVFLRDPQDILADCLRDSKNPRADDDVQSSPFNFLSCEAAATQ